The Pantoea vagans genome includes a window with the following:
- a CDS encoding MFS transporter — MLKNLRWTLVLLLFLVYMFNYLDRIALSLTVPLVEKDLMINAEQFGMIFGSFFFGYALFNFIGGLATDKFGPTIVLGTAVGMWSLFCGMTALATGFWSMMILRVLFGMAEGPICASANKAINGWFPKKQAATAMGLLSAGSPLGGAVAGPIVGYLALSFGWRPAFVVICVIGLVWMGLWFFFAADNPARSKKVSAEERALVEKLKAEEPADVIDPSGKAHGMGYYLRQPIILVTAFAFFCYNYILFFFLSWFPAYLVQAHGLDIKSMSITTMIPWIVGFVGLALGGWISDKIFNITGKLLLSRKIVLVVSLLAAAICVALAGTIKEVNSAVIMMSISIFFLYITGAIYWAIIQDVVHKSRVGSISGFIHLIGSLSGIVGPIVTGYIVQHTGKFDSAFILAGCVAGIGAMLVLFVIRSPKTADKPVSA; from the coding sequence ATGCTTAAGAACCTACGCTGGACCCTCGTACTGCTGTTATTCCTGGTTTATATGTTCAACTACCTCGATCGTATTGCCCTGTCCCTGACTGTACCGCTGGTGGAAAAAGATCTGATGATCAACGCCGAGCAGTTCGGCATGATTTTCGGGAGTTTCTTCTTTGGCTATGCGCTGTTTAACTTTATTGGTGGCCTGGCGACCGATAAATTCGGCCCGACCATCGTGCTGGGCACCGCAGTCGGCATGTGGTCGCTGTTCTGCGGCATGACCGCGCTGGCCACTGGCTTCTGGTCGATGATGATTCTGCGCGTGCTGTTCGGCATGGCGGAAGGTCCGATTTGCGCCTCGGCGAACAAGGCCATCAACGGCTGGTTCCCGAAAAAACAGGCCGCAACCGCCATGGGCTTGCTCAGTGCCGGTTCCCCTCTGGGTGGTGCAGTCGCGGGCCCGATTGTCGGCTATCTGGCCCTGTCATTTGGCTGGCGTCCGGCGTTCGTGGTGATCTGCGTGATTGGTCTGGTGTGGATGGGTCTGTGGTTCTTCTTCGCGGCAGATAACCCGGCTCGCAGCAAAAAAGTGTCAGCTGAAGAACGCGCTCTGGTCGAAAAACTGAAAGCGGAAGAGCCTGCCGATGTGATCGATCCTTCAGGCAAAGCGCACGGCATGGGCTACTACCTGCGCCAGCCGATTATCCTGGTGACCGCATTTGCCTTCTTCTGCTACAACTACATCTTGTTCTTCTTCCTGAGCTGGTTCCCGGCGTATCTGGTGCAGGCGCATGGCCTGGATATTAAATCCATGAGTATCACCACCATGATCCCGTGGATTGTGGGCTTCGTTGGCCTGGCATTGGGTGGTTGGATTTCGGATAAAATCTTTAATATCACCGGAAAATTGCTGCTATCGCGCAAGATTGTGTTGGTCGTGTCACTGCTTGCGGCAGCGATTTGTGTGGCGCTGGCGGGTACCATTAAAGAAGTGAATTCGGCGGTGATCATGATGTCGATCTCCATCTTCTTCCTCTACATCACCGGCGCAATTTACTGGGCGATTATTCAGGACGTGGTGCACAAAAGCCGTGTGGGTAGTATTAGTGGCTTTATCCATTTAATCGGCAGCCTGTCCGGAATTGTCGGCCCGATTGTCACCGGCTATATCGTGCAGCACACCGGTAAATTCGACAGTGCGTTTATTCTGGCGGGCTGTGTTGCCGGGATTGGCGCGATGTTAGTGCTGTTTGTGATTCGCAGCCCAAAGACCGCAGATAAACCCGTCTCCGCTTAA
- a CDS encoding Zn-dependent oxidoreductase has protein sequence MKSVVIEQPGELVLADRPLPAPAAGEVRVKVQFASICGSDVHIWHGHNPFAKYPRVIGHEFFGLIDAVGDGVDAARIGERVAVDPVVSCGHCYPCSIGRPNVCKELQVIGVHRDGGFSEFAVAPAKNAFRLPTAIPDKLASMVEPFTIAANITAFLKPQPNDVALIYGAGPMGLTAIQVLKGVYGVAQVLVVDRLPERLALAQENGADRVFNNSEIPLAAQLEGIQPTLIIDAACHPSILAESAALASPAARIGLLGFSGEPCSITQQALTSKELSLFTSRLNSNRFPQVIEWMEKGLIQPEKLVTHYFPLAEIERAMTLFEKDPRTCCKVILQMG, from the coding sequence ATGAAAAGTGTCGTAATTGAACAACCGGGTGAACTCGTTTTAGCAGACCGTCCCCTGCCAGCACCGGCCGCGGGTGAAGTGCGTGTCAAAGTGCAGTTTGCCAGCATCTGCGGTTCTGATGTGCATATCTGGCATGGTCATAATCCGTTTGCCAAATATCCGCGCGTCATTGGCCATGAGTTCTTTGGCCTGATTGATGCGGTAGGCGACGGTGTTGATGCCGCTCGCATCGGGGAGCGCGTGGCCGTTGATCCCGTGGTCAGCTGCGGTCACTGCTATCCCTGCTCCATCGGGCGCCCTAACGTCTGCAAAGAATTGCAGGTGATTGGTGTGCATCGTGATGGCGGCTTCAGTGAGTTTGCCGTTGCCCCGGCTAAAAATGCTTTCCGTCTGCCCACCGCTATTCCAGACAAACTCGCCAGCATGGTTGAACCCTTTACCATCGCCGCGAACATCACCGCTTTCCTGAAACCTCAGCCAAACGATGTGGCACTGATTTATGGCGCAGGACCGATGGGGTTGACCGCGATTCAGGTGCTGAAAGGCGTTTATGGCGTGGCACAGGTGCTGGTGGTCGACCGTCTGCCAGAGCGTCTGGCACTGGCACAGGAAAATGGCGCTGACCGCGTATTCAATAACAGCGAGATCCCACTGGCAGCCCAGCTGGAAGGCATTCAGCCCACGCTGATTATCGATGCTGCCTGCCATCCTTCTATTTTGGCCGAATCTGCTGCCCTTGCCTCCCCGGCGGCACGTATCGGGCTACTTGGCTTCTCTGGCGAGCCTTGCAGCATCACGCAGCAAGCGTTGACCAGCAAAGAGTTATCGCTGTTTACCTCGCGCCTCAACAGTAATCGTTTCCCGCAGGTCATTGAGTGGATGGAAAAAGGCCTGATCCAGCCTGAAAAACTGGTCACGCACTATTTCCCACTCGCAGAGATTGAACGTGCCATGACGTTGTTTGAAAAAGATCCCCGTACCTGCTGCAAAGTGATTCTCCAAATGGGTTGA
- a CDS encoding Gfo/Idh/MocA family protein, which yields MNKVRIGMIGSGYIGRCHAIAYAQAPTVFALKGEIVREMLAEVNPELAAKQAATFGFARSTGDWHELVRDPNIDVVDICAPNFLHKEMALEAIRHGKHVYSEKPLSLSVADAEEMVQAAEKAGVKTLVGFNYMKNPTSQLAREIIARGEIGDVVHFYGTHNEDYLARPETPLDWHCQKALAGLGALGDLAAHIVNMAHYLVGDIEEVSGDMMTVIKQRPDPKDPSRLLPVENEDQASALLRFKNGAHGVFETSRIACGSKMGLTYVVTGTKGTLRYTQERMAELELYIHDEPAGRQGFKTILTGPAHPDYANFCVSAGHGIGFNDQKTVEIRDLINGIAAGDRMWPDFAEGLQVQKVLEAVAVSAAERRWMTV from the coding sequence ATGAACAAAGTCAGAATCGGTATGATCGGCAGTGGTTACATTGGTCGTTGTCACGCAATTGCTTACGCTCAGGCACCGACGGTGTTTGCGCTGAAAGGGGAAATCGTGCGGGAAATGCTGGCGGAGGTAAACCCGGAGCTGGCAGCAAAGCAAGCCGCAACCTTTGGCTTTGCACGTTCAACGGGTGACTGGCATGAGCTGGTGCGCGACCCCAACATTGATGTAGTCGATATTTGTGCGCCTAACTTCCTGCATAAAGAGATGGCGCTGGAAGCGATTCGCCACGGTAAGCATGTCTATTCAGAGAAGCCGCTGTCACTGTCGGTGGCGGATGCCGAAGAGATGGTGCAGGCTGCCGAGAAAGCGGGCGTGAAAACCCTGGTCGGCTTTAACTATATGAAAAACCCGACCAGCCAACTGGCGCGTGAAATCATTGCGCGTGGTGAAATTGGTGACGTGGTGCACTTCTACGGTACGCACAACGAAGATTATCTGGCGCGTCCAGAAACCCCGCTGGACTGGCACTGTCAGAAAGCACTGGCCGGATTAGGGGCGTTGGGCGATCTGGCGGCGCATATTGTGAATATGGCGCACTACCTGGTGGGCGATATCGAAGAAGTCAGCGGCGATATGATGACGGTGATTAAGCAGCGTCCCGATCCCAAAGACCCTTCGCGCCTGCTGCCGGTGGAAAACGAGGATCAGGCCAGTGCGCTGCTGCGCTTTAAAAACGGCGCACACGGCGTGTTTGAAACCTCACGTATCGCCTGTGGCAGCAAAATGGGCCTGACCTATGTCGTGACCGGTACCAAAGGCACGCTGCGTTACACCCAGGAGCGCATGGCAGAGCTGGAACTGTATATCCATGATGAACCGGCAGGACGTCAGGGCTTCAAAACCATTCTTACCGGACCTGCGCACCCTGATTACGCTAACTTCTGTGTCTCAGCCGGTCACGGCATTGGCTTTAACGATCAGAAAACCGTGGAGATCCGCGATTTGATCAATGGCATTGCGGCAGGCGACCGCATGTGGCCCGATTTCGCGGAAGGCTTGCAGGTGCAGAAGGTGCTGGAAGCGGTAGCGGTGTCAGCGGCAGAACGCCGTTGGATGACGGTGTAA
- the yegS gene encoding lipid kinase YegS, translating into MQNKPLTLLILNGKGAGNEDLRAAVNTLRDEGFNLAVRVTWEKGDGDRYVQEAVDLQAETVVAGGGDGTINEIAAALAAIDAEKRPALGILPLGTANDFATSVGIPPEMEPALRLAVLGKASAIDLARVNGDRYFINMATGGFGTRITTETPEKLKSALGGVSYFIHGLMRVDALKPDSCEISGPGFNWQGDALVIGIGNGRQAGGGQKLCPEALINDGQLNLSIVTAQELLPTLLHSLTRNDENPNITTAQLQSLTIRSPHEMTFNLDGEPLTGSEFEIEVMPGALSCRLPPQCPLLA; encoded by the coding sequence ATGCAAAACAAACCGCTCACCCTGCTGATCCTCAATGGTAAAGGTGCTGGTAATGAAGATTTGCGCGCGGCGGTGAATACGCTGCGAGATGAAGGTTTCAATCTGGCGGTGCGTGTCACCTGGGAAAAAGGTGACGGCGACCGTTATGTTCAAGAAGCGGTAGACCTGCAAGCTGAAACCGTGGTGGCGGGCGGTGGCGATGGCACCATCAATGAAATTGCCGCGGCTCTGGCCGCCATCGACGCTGAAAAACGTCCCGCACTGGGCATTTTGCCGTTGGGTACCGCCAATGATTTTGCCACCAGCGTCGGCATTCCGCCCGAAATGGAACCGGCGCTGCGTCTTGCTGTGTTAGGCAAAGCCAGCGCAATTGATTTAGCCCGCGTCAATGGCGATCGCTACTTCATCAATATGGCGACCGGAGGTTTCGGCACACGCATTACCACCGAAACCCCGGAGAAGCTGAAATCTGCACTGGGCGGCGTCTCCTACTTTATTCACGGTTTGATGCGAGTCGATGCGTTGAAACCCGACAGCTGTGAGATCAGCGGTCCTGGCTTTAACTGGCAAGGTGATGCGCTGGTGATTGGCATCGGTAATGGCCGTCAGGCAGGCGGTGGGCAGAAGCTGTGCCCGGAGGCGCTGATCAATGATGGGCAACTGAATCTCAGCATCGTCACCGCGCAGGAGTTGCTACCGACTCTGCTGCATTCGCTGACGCGTAATGATGAGAATCCGAATATCACCACCGCGCAGTTGCAGTCATTAACTATCCGCTCACCGCACGAGATGACCTTTAATCTGGATGGTGAACCGCTGACCGGCAGCGAGTTCGAGATTGAGGTGATGCCCGGCGCGTTGAGCTGCCGATTGCCACCACAGTGTCCGCTACTGGCTTAG
- the yegQ gene encoding tRNA 5-hydroxyuridine modification protein YegQ, with amino-acid sequence MFKPELLSPAGSLKNMRYAFAYGADAVYAGQPRYSLRVRNNEFTHEVLAKGIEEAHQLGKKFYVVVNIAPHNAKLKTFIRDLTPVVAMQPDALIMSDPGLIMLVREAFPEMPIHLSVQANAVNWATVKFWQQMGLTRVILSRELSLDEIAEIRQQVPEMEIEIFVHGALCMAYSGRCLLSGYLNKRDPNQGTCTNACRWEYNVEEGKQDEIGNIVGFHQPVAVQEPTLGIGTTTDRVFLLEEKMKPGEVMSAFEDEHGTYIMNSKDLRAVAHVERLTQMGVHSLKIEGRTKSFYYCARTAQVYRRAIDDAAAGKPFDPALLETLEGLAHRGYTEGFLRRHTHDSYQNYEQGFSVSERQQFVGEFTGERRGDWAQIAVKNKFLLGDSVEIMTPEGNLNCTLETMQNDKGAAVDVAPGDGHRVWIPVPETVDLSFALLLRNFTDGNSTYDPHGKKRT; translated from the coding sequence ATGTTTAAACCTGAACTTCTGTCTCCAGCGGGTTCGCTGAAGAATATGCGCTATGCCTTTGCCTATGGCGCTGATGCGGTGTATGCCGGGCAACCCCGCTACAGCCTGCGCGTGCGTAATAATGAATTTACCCACGAGGTGCTGGCGAAGGGCATCGAAGAAGCCCACCAGCTCGGTAAAAAATTCTATGTGGTCGTCAACATCGCGCCGCACAACGCCAAGCTAAAAACCTTTATTCGCGATCTAACACCCGTGGTGGCCATGCAACCCGATGCCCTGATTATGTCCGATCCCGGTCTGATCATGCTGGTGCGTGAAGCCTTCCCCGAGATGCCGATCCATCTTTCGGTACAGGCCAATGCCGTTAACTGGGCGACCGTGAAGTTTTGGCAACAGATGGGGCTGACGCGGGTGATTTTGTCGCGCGAGCTGTCGCTGGATGAGATCGCGGAAATCCGCCAGCAGGTACCCGAAATGGAGATCGAGATCTTCGTCCACGGCGCATTGTGCATGGCATACTCAGGGCGCTGCCTGCTCTCTGGCTATCTGAATAAACGCGATCCCAATCAGGGAACCTGCACCAACGCCTGCCGCTGGGAATACAACGTGGAGGAAGGCAAGCAGGATGAGATCGGCAATATCGTCGGTTTCCATCAACCGGTTGCCGTTCAGGAACCGACGCTCGGGATCGGCACGACAACAGACCGCGTATTCCTGCTGGAAGAGAAAATGAAGCCCGGCGAGGTGATGAGTGCCTTTGAAGATGAGCACGGCACCTACATCATGAACTCTAAAGATCTGCGCGCGGTGGCGCACGTTGAGCGCCTGACGCAGATGGGCGTGCATTCGCTGAAAATTGAAGGGCGCACCAAATCGTTTTACTACTGCGCGCGCACTGCGCAAGTCTATCGCCGTGCCATTGATGATGCGGCGGCGGGGAAACCTTTTGATCCCGCGCTGCTGGAGACTTTAGAAGGGTTGGCGCATCGCGGCTATACCGAAGGTTTTTTACGCCGCCATACTCATGACAGTTATCAAAACTATGAGCAAGGGTTCTCGGTCTCAGAACGCCAGCAGTTTGTCGGAGAGTTTACCGGCGAACGTCGCGGTGACTGGGCGCAAATTGCCGTTAAGAACAAGTTCTTGCTGGGGGATTCGGTTGAGATAATGACACCCGAAGGCAACCTGAACTGTACGCTGGAAACCATGCAGAATGATAAAGGTGCAGCGGTGGACGTGGCGCCAGGGGATGGTCATCGGGTGTGGATCCCGGTCCCCGAAACGGTGGATCTGTCGTTTGCCCTGCTGCTGCGTAACTTCACCGATGGCAACAGCACTTACGATCCGCACGGAAAAAAGCGCACATAA
- the baeR gene encoding two-component system response regulator BaeR, translating into MSPDNNDPLILVVEDEPKLAQLMIDYLQASNYRTHHIADGNEALNYVQQSPPDLMLLDLMLPGRDGLTLCREIRRFSELPIIMVTARIEEIDRLLGLEIGADDYICKPFSPREVVARVKTILRRVKRSPEEAQLASHLQIDEGRFQASWREQQLELTPAEFRLLKTLALEPGKVFSREQLLNHLYDDYRVVTDRTIDSHIKNLRRKLESLDADQPFIRAVYGMGYRWEADVCRLL; encoded by the coding sequence ATGAGCCCGGATAATAACGATCCCCTGATCCTTGTTGTTGAAGATGAACCCAAACTGGCGCAGCTGATGATTGATTATCTGCAGGCGTCTAACTACCGCACGCACCACATTGCCGATGGCAACGAGGCGCTTAACTATGTCCAGCAATCCCCACCCGATTTGATGCTGCTGGACCTGATGCTGCCGGGTCGTGATGGCTTAACCCTGTGCCGCGAGATACGTCGCTTCTCCGAATTGCCGATCATCATGGTCACCGCGCGTATTGAAGAGATTGATCGCCTGCTCGGGTTGGAGATTGGCGCGGATGACTATATCTGTAAGCCATTCAGCCCGCGTGAGGTGGTGGCACGGGTGAAAACCATTTTGCGCCGCGTGAAGCGTTCGCCGGAGGAAGCGCAGTTAGCCTCGCATCTGCAGATCGATGAAGGTCGCTTTCAGGCCAGCTGGCGCGAGCAGCAGTTGGAGCTGACGCCTGCTGAGTTCCGCCTGTTAAAGACGCTGGCACTGGAACCGGGCAAAGTGTTTTCACGCGAACAGCTGTTGAACCATCTCTATGATGATTACCGCGTGGTCACCGACCGCACCATTGATAGCCACATCAAAAATCTGCGGCGCAAGCTGGAGAGCCTGGATGCCGACCAACCGTTTATTCGCGCGGTGTACGGCATGGGATATCGTTGGGAAGCGGATGTTTGCCGCCTGCTGTAG
- the baeS gene encoding two-component system sensor histidine kinase BaeS: MKQPVKLGIGAKLFMAIFSTCMLVIITMHWGVRLSFEHGFVDYIKKGNEQRLTLLSDALADQYEQHGDWDFLRNNDRLIFTILRSLEQNPGSSNQLPPHGWRTQFWIIDQQYKVLSGPRSPVPPEGTRRNITTSTGKVVGWVIASPAERLTRSTDINFDQQQRQTSWMIVALTTLLAALVTWLLARGLLAPVKRLVDGTHELAAGKFTARVEVGSSDEIGQLARDFNQLASSLEKNESNRRAFMADISHELRTPLAIMRGELEAMQDGVRKMTPEAITSLQSEVVVLTKLVDDLHQLALSDAGALAYRKQPVDVVNLLEVVAGSFSERYRSRELALNLALPPKAESFGDPDRLMQLFTNLLENSLRYTDAGGETRISLQQQDNYWQLRFADSAPGVDAEHQAQLFERFFRAENSRNRASGGSGLGLAICKNIVEAHGGSISADHSDLGGLQITLNLPYVPHQK; the protein is encoded by the coding sequence ATGAAGCAGCCAGTTAAACTGGGCATTGGCGCCAAGCTGTTTATGGCGATTTTTTCCACCTGCATGCTGGTGATCATCACCATGCACTGGGGCGTGCGCCTCAGCTTTGAGCATGGTTTTGTCGATTACATTAAGAAGGGCAACGAGCAGCGCCTGACGCTGCTGAGTGATGCGCTGGCCGATCAGTATGAGCAGCATGGCGACTGGGATTTTCTACGCAACAATGACCGGTTAATTTTCACCATTTTACGCTCGCTGGAACAAAACCCAGGCAGCAGTAACCAGCTGCCGCCGCACGGTTGGCGTACCCAGTTCTGGATCATCGATCAGCAATACAAAGTGCTGTCTGGCCCACGTTCACCGGTTCCGCCGGAGGGCACGCGGCGCAATATCACCACCAGCACCGGTAAAGTGGTGGGTTGGGTGATCGCCTCCCCCGCCGAGCGCCTGACGCGCAGCACCGATATCAACTTTGATCAGCAGCAGCGGCAAACCAGCTGGATGATCGTCGCGCTTACCACGCTGCTGGCCGCACTGGTCACCTGGCTGCTGGCGCGCGGTTTACTGGCACCGGTGAAACGCCTGGTGGACGGCACCCACGAACTGGCCGCAGGGAAATTTACTGCGCGAGTGGAAGTCGGCAGCAGCGATGAGATTGGACAACTGGCGCGTGACTTCAACCAACTGGCGAGTTCGCTGGAGAAGAATGAGAGCAATCGTCGTGCCTTCATGGCGGATATCTCTCACGAATTACGCACGCCACTCGCCATCATGCGCGGTGAACTGGAGGCGATGCAGGATGGTGTGCGTAAAATGACGCCGGAAGCCATTACCTCGCTGCAAAGTGAAGTGGTGGTACTGACGAAACTGGTGGACGATCTGCATCAGCTTGCCCTTTCCGATGCCGGTGCCCTCGCCTACCGCAAGCAGCCGGTGGATGTAGTGAATTTGCTGGAAGTCGTGGCTGGCAGCTTTAGCGAGCGCTATCGCAGCCGTGAGTTGGCCCTCAATCTGGCGCTGCCCCCCAAGGCTGAGAGCTTTGGCGATCCCGATCGCCTGATGCAACTGTTTACCAATCTGCTGGAAAACAGCCTGCGTTATACCGATGCCGGTGGCGAAACACGCATCAGTCTGCAGCAGCAGGATAATTACTGGCAATTACGCTTTGCCGACAGCGCCCCCGGCGTGGATGCCGAACATCAGGCCCAACTTTTTGAACGTTTTTTCCGTGCCGAAAACTCACGCAATCGCGCCAGCGGCGGCTCTGGATTGGGATTGGCTATCTGTAAAAACATTGTTGAAGCACATGGCGGCAGCATTTCTGCGGATCACTCTGATTTAGGTGGACTGCAAATCACGCTAAACTTGCCGTATGTTCCTCACCAGAAATAG
- the mdtD gene encoding multidrug transporter subunit MdtD, which translates to MNSQNATVRWQLWIVAFGFFMQSLDTTIVNTAIPSMARDLNVSPLNMHSVIVSYVLTVAVTLPISGWLADRFGVRNIFFCAIVLFSIGSVLCAFSTSLDQLVMARVVQGVGGAMMVPVGRLTVMKIVPREQYMSAMTFVTTPGQIGPLLGPALGGILVQYASWHWIFLINIPVGIIGAIATLTLMPNYTMQTKRFDFLGFVLLAVGMATLTLALDGQRSTGGSPLLLGALILVGVFSLLFYLMHGRNNDNALFSLKLFDNRIYSIGLLGSFTGRIGSGMLPFMSPIFLQVGLGYSPFHAGLMMIPMVLGNMGTKRVVVRIVNLFGYRNALVGATVALALVVLLFPAVALMGWTWALPLVLLLLGMVNAIRFSSMNTLTLKELPDDLASSGNSLLSMIMQLSMSIGVTVAGLLLGAFGHGIVTDSAAAHQTFIYTYLSMAVIILLPALVFWRVPKDVSKNVDLRGRRKA; encoded by the coding sequence ATGAACTCGCAAAACGCCACCGTACGCTGGCAACTGTGGATCGTCGCTTTCGGCTTCTTTATGCAGTCGCTGGACACCACCATCGTGAACACCGCGATACCGTCCATGGCGCGCGACCTGAATGTCAGCCCACTGAATATGCATTCGGTGATTGTCTCCTATGTGCTGACGGTGGCCGTGACGCTGCCGATCAGCGGCTGGCTGGCTGACCGCTTTGGTGTGCGTAACATCTTCTTCTGCGCCATCGTGCTGTTCAGTATCGGTTCGGTGCTGTGTGCCTTTTCAACCTCCCTCGACCAGCTGGTGATGGCACGCGTGGTGCAAGGCGTAGGGGGTGCCATGATGGTGCCGGTTGGGCGCTTAACGGTGATGAAAATCGTGCCGCGCGAGCAGTACATGTCGGCCATGACCTTTGTCACCACACCCGGCCAGATCGGTCCCCTGCTCGGCCCAGCACTGGGCGGGATTCTGGTGCAGTACGCCAGCTGGCACTGGATCTTCCTGATTAACATTCCGGTCGGGATTATTGGTGCTATCGCTACCCTGACGCTGATGCCGAACTACACCATGCAAACCAAACGCTTCGATTTCCTCGGCTTTGTGCTGCTGGCGGTGGGCATGGCGACATTGACCCTGGCGCTCGACGGGCAGCGCAGCACCGGTGGATCGCCGCTGCTGCTCGGCGCTCTGATTCTGGTTGGCGTGTTTTCCCTGCTGTTCTATCTGATGCATGGTCGCAACAATGACAATGCGCTGTTTAGCCTCAAGCTGTTTGATAACCGCATCTATTCCATCGGTCTGCTCGGCAGTTTTACCGGCCGTATTGGTAGCGGCATGCTGCCGTTTATGTCCCCGATTTTCCTGCAAGTGGGCCTCGGCTACAGCCCGTTCCATGCGGGTTTAATGATGATCCCGATGGTACTCGGCAACATGGGCACCAAACGCGTGGTGGTGCGTATCGTCAATCTGTTTGGCTATCGTAATGCGTTGGTCGGTGCGACCGTTGCGCTGGCGCTGGTGGTGTTGCTGTTCCCCGCCGTCGCGTTGATGGGCTGGACCTGGGCGCTGCCGTTGGTGCTGCTGCTGTTGGGTATGGTCAATGCTATCCGTTTCTCCTCGATGAACACGCTGACGCTCAAAGAGTTACCAGATGATCTCGCATCAAGCGGCAACAGCCTGTTATCGATGATTATGCAGCTGTCGATGAGTATTGGCGTCACCGTTGCCGGGCTACTGCTCGGTGCATTTGGTCACGGCATCGTGACCGACAGCGCTGCCGCCCATCAAACCTTTATTTACACCTACCTGAGCATGGCCGTGATTATTCTCTTGCCCGCCCTGGTGTTCTGGCGCGTACCGAAAGATGTCAGTAAAAACGTCGACCTCAGAGGCAGGAGAAAAGCATGA